The segment TACTGGCTCTGTAGATGCTTTCTTGCCGGAACTGAGACGTGAACGTGCCGTGGAACTGGCTTTTGAAAGTCACCGCTTTAATGATCTTCGCCGTTGGTTGTTGTTAATTGAAGAGCCTTATACCATTAAAACATCCCACGAATTTGACAGGGCAGCATCCTTTGATCCGGAAACCCCCAGGGAAAACCGTGTACTGAATCTCAGAGAAGAAGTCATTCTTGAACGAAATTTCAGTGAGAAACACTACTGGTTGCCTCTAAAAGTATCGGATGTTAGTATATGTCCAGATTTCTACCAAAATCCGGGATGGTAGCGGGTAATGAAATGGTTTAATTCTTAGGTATTAAAAGATCTTAACGACGAAACACTAACTAATGAAATATATAACACTAAAAATTGCTTTGTGCGCTATTGTGATTCTACTTCCTGTATTGCTTTTCGCACAAACTACCACAAAGATAAATGTAATGGCGGTGGTACGAACGGAGGAAGGATTGCCTGTTAAGGGAGCTGTTGTAAGTAGTGAGCAGGATGATGTTTCAACGCTTACTGATAGTCTTGGAAATTTTTCTTTGGAAGTCTCGCCTAATGCTATCCTGTCAATTAGTACTGCTGAATATGGAACTAAATTTGCTGCTGCAACTCAGGACCTGCAGGAAATTGTGCTAAGCTCAGGTATGGAGCTGGTACAGGTAGCTTATCGTAAAGAAGAAAAGGAGGACCTTTTGGGGGGCATATCTTATATAAATATGCCTGAATTACTGGATAAAAATTATATCACTTATCCTCTGGACAATATGGAAGCCCTGGTAGCGGGTTTTCACGGTAACCTTTGGGGTATGGACGAGTACCTGGTGCTGGTAGATGGTGTACCTCGTGATGTAGGTAGTGTTCAACCTACTGCAATTGATCAAATTACTTTTCTAAAAGGAGTTTCCGCGGTAGCATTGTATGGTAGCCGGGCTGCCAAAGGCGCGATCCTTATCACCACGAAAAGGGGGAAATAGGCGAACAAACGGTAGATGTCAGGGTTAATGCAGGGCTTTCTGTTCCGAAAAGTTATCCCAGGTTTCTGGGTTCTGCGGAATATATGACGCTTTACAATGAAGCCCGGGAAAATGACGGGCTTGGCACCTTATTTTCTGAGGAAGAAATCTATAACCACGCTGCAGGTATTAATCCATACCGCTACCCTAACGTGGATTATTATTCAGACGATTATTTAAAAAAAGCTTATAGCCGCTATGATGGAACGGTGGAAATTGCTGGTGGAAACCAAAAGGCCCGTTACTATACTAACATGGGGTTTCTTACAGAAGGTTCGCTACTGGATTTTGGTGAAGCTGAGAACAATAAAAATCAAAGGTTCAATATCCGGGGTAACGTAGACATGGAATTGAGTGATTATATTACTGCCAATGTAGACTTAGGTGCTATATTCTCCAATAATATAGGTGTCAACACCGACTATTGGGGAGGTGCTGCTAGTTTAAGACCACACTAGTTTACCCCGCTTATCCCAATCAGTATGATCGAAGAAAGTGATGAGGCTTCCTGGGACCTGATAGAAGGGACCGATAATTTAATAGGCGGGCAGTACCTGCTAGGAGGTACGCAACTGGATCAAAGCAATCCAATTGCAGGTATCTATGCTTAGTGGTTCTAATACATTTACAAGCTAAGCAATTTCAATTCAATGCTGGTGTTGATGCCGACTTACAAAATGTATTGGAAGGCTTGTCTTTTAGTTCCATGTTTGGGATAGATTATGCCACCTCATATACTCAAGCCTTTAATAATGAATATGCAGTATTTCAGCCAAACTGGACCAACTACGCGGGAACTGATATGATAAGTTCTCTAACTCAGTATGGACAGGATGCCCGCTCGGGTGATCTAAATGTTAGCAATAGCTCGTATCGTCAAACACTGGCCTTTTCCGGACAATTGAACTATGAAACTCTGTTTGCTAATGATCATAATATAACTGCAATGTTAATTGCGGGAGGCTTTCAAAGGTCTCAATCTGGTATCTACCAGGGCATCAATAATGCTAATCTTGGTTTACATCTGGGATATGACTTTAAAAATAAATATTTCGCACAATTTAATGGTGCCATGATATACTCTACGAGAGTACCGGAAGACAACAGGACTGCATTTTCTCCTACATTATCTTTAGGCTGGAGGATTAGCGAAGAAGACTTTTTGGCGTCTTCCTCTGTTATCAACAATTTAAAGTTGTCTGTCTCGGCGGGTATATTACATACCGATTTGGATATTGATGATTATTACCTTTATGAAGCTATCTATACACAAACAGATGGAGCCTGGTACGGATGGGCAGATTTATCTGCGCCCGCCCGAAGCACCGATTCACGTCGGGGTGAGAATCTGGGTCTAACTTTGCCAAAGCGTGAGGAAATTAGCCTTGGTCTGGATGCTGCTCTTTTTAATAATTTTTTGGTCTTTAATGGAAATATTTTTATGAGCAGGATGACAGGGCTTGTAGATCAACTCTCTTCTTTATATCCCAATTATTTTCAAACCGGATGGCCAAATTCATCTTTTATCCCGTATGTGAATTATAATGAAGATATACGCTCAGGATTTGATTTTAGTCTGAACCTGAATAAACGCACCGGAGAAGTAGACTGGACGGTTGGGTTAGTGGGAACTTATTACACAACTGAAGCTTCCAAACGAGCCGAATTTTTTGAGAATGAATATCAGAACAGGCAGGGAAGACCCGTAGATGCCATTTGGGGTTTAGAAAGTGATGGCTTCTTTGAAAGTGCTGAAGATATTGCTAACTCACCAGAATCTGCGTTTGGTGCAGTGCAAGCGGGGGATATTAAATATATAGACCAAAATGAAGATGGTGTAATTAATGCCCAGGACGAGGTATACCTTGGAAGAGGCGGTTGGGTAAGTTCTCCTTTTACCGGGGGAGTTAACTTAACGGCAAAATGGAAGAACCTCACGTTCTTTGCTCTTGGAGTTGCTCGTATGGGTGCAATAGGTATAAAAAACAACAATTATTTCTGGGTAAACGGTCAGGATAAATATTCAGAGGTTGTTAGGAATCGTTGGACTGAAGAAACTATGGAAACAGCTACATATCCACGACTCACAACCGGGGGCGGGGATAATAACTTCCGGAATTCAGATTTTTGGCAGTACAGCACCAACCGTTTCGATCTGGCAAGGGTTCAGGTTTCCTATACATTTCCGGAATATTTTTTCGGCGGCGATTTGGTAAAGGAATTCGGGGTGTATCTAAATGGAGCTAATTTATTAACAATTGCTCCCAATAGGGACATCTTGGAATTAAATATAGGAAGTGCACCTCAGACACGCTTTTACAATATTGGTGTTACAGCCACCTTTTAATGGAATTTAAAAATTGAAAAATTATGTATAAGAAAATACTCTTTTTTGTTTTGGTTGCCCTGGGATTGTCTTCTTGTGAAGCGGACTTTCTTGAACCAGCAATTGAAAACAATCGTGACCTTAACGATATTCAGGATGAGCCGAGTTTTGCCCTGGGGTTGCTTTATAATGGATACACTCGTTTACCGGGAGGCTTCTCATTCAATGATATGGCTACAGATGATGCTGTAAGTAGTGACGAGGATAATGCTTATTCTGATATGGCCACTGGGCAATGGGCTGCCAATTTTAACCCTGTAAGTCAGTGGCAAAATTCATATGCCGCGATCCAGTATTTGAATCTGATGCTTTCAAAGGCTGATACAGTTACCTATGCTGAGAGCCCTGCAGTGAACCAGATGTTTAAGGACCGTACTAAAGGGGAAGTATATGGATTGCGTGCCTTTTTTATGCACAACCTCCTGCAAGCCCACGGTGGTATGGCTGGAGGTGAGATCCTGGGAGTTCCCATTTTCCTTGAACCACAAGATTCCAATACAGATTTTTCAAGTCTGCAGCGAGCTACCTTTGAGGCTGTTATGCAGCAAATTTACAGTGATATACAAAATGCCATTGATTTGCTTCCGCTTGACTACGAAGACATTGGTAGTGAAGCTGGAATCCCGGACGTATACCTGAATATGGATGCAAATGTTAACGATTATAACCGGGTTTTAGGAAAAACTAATCGCCTTCGTATGACCGGACGTGTTGCTCTTGCAATTCGTTCAAGAGCTGCCTTGTTGGCGGCCAGTCCTGCCTTCAACCAGGGTACGACCACTACCTGGGAAGATGCGGCTAACT is part of the Antarcticibacterium sp. 1MA-6-2 genome and harbors:
- a CDS encoding TonB-dependent receptor plug domain-containing protein, whose product is MKYITLKIALCAIVILLPVLLFAQTTTKINVMAVVRTEEGLPVKGAVVSSEQDDVSTLTDSLGNFSLEVSPNAILSISTAEYGTKFAAATQDLQEIVLSSGMELVQVAYRKEEKEDLLGGISYINMPELLDKNYITYPLDNMEALVAGFHGNLWGMDEYLVLVDGVPRDVGSVQPTAIDQITFLKGVSAVALYGSRAAKGAILITTKRGK